One region of Glycine max cultivar Williams 82 chromosome 9, Glycine_max_v4.0, whole genome shotgun sequence genomic DNA includes:
- the LOC100780206 gene encoding aspartyl protease family protein At5g10770: MKLFQNKMLQSLPSGVYRMSLFWFIVFSAHLVLASSLVEFQDNDNPRQKQEGMQLNLYHVKGLDSSQTSTSPFSFSDMITKDEERVRFLHSRLTNKESVRNSATTDKLRGGPSLVSTTPLKSGLSIGSGNYYVKIGLGTPAKYFSMIVDTGSSLSWLQCQPCVIYCHVQVDPIFTPSTSKTYKALPCSSSQCSSLKSSTLNAPGCSNATGACVYKASYGDTSFSIGYLSQDVLTLTPSEAPSSGFVYGCGQDNQGLFGRSSGIIGLANDKISMLGQLSKKYGNAFSYCLPSSFSAPNSSSLSGFLSIGASSLTSSPYKFTPLVKNQKIPSLYFLDLTTITVAGKPLGVSASSYNVPTIIDSGTVITRLPVAVYNALKKSFVLIMSKKYAQAPGFSILDTCFKGSVKEMSTVPEIQIIFRGGAGLELKAHNSLVEIEKGTTCLAIAASSNPISIIGNYQQQTFKVAYDVANFKIGFAPGGCQ, from the exons ATGAAACTGTTCCAGAACAAAATGTTGCAGAGCCTGCCAAGTGGGGTGTACAGGATGAGCCTCTTTTGGTTTATAGTTTTCTCTGCACATCTTGTACTAGCATCCTCTCTTGTTGAATTTCAAG ATAATGATAATCCAAGGCAAAAGCAAGAGGGTATGCAGCTAAATTTGTACCATGTCAAAGGACTTGACTCCTCTCAAACTTCCACATCACCATTTTCATTCTCTGACATGAtcacaaaagatgaggaacgtGTCAGGTTTCTTCATTCAAGATTAACAAACAAGGAGAGTGTCAGAAATTCTGCCACCACTGACAAATTGAGGGGGGGACCCAGCCTAGTGAGCACAACACCTTTGAAATCAGGTTTGTCAATTGGTTCAGGCAACTACTATGTGAAAATAGGACTTGGTACCCCTGCCAAGTACTTCAGCATGATTGTAGACACAGGTAGCTCCCTCTCATGGCTCCAGTGCCAGCCTTGTGTCATATACTGCCATGTCCAAGTTGACCCTATATTCACCCCTTCAACATCCAAGACATACAAGGCCTTGCCATGCTCATCATCTCAGTGTTCCTCTCTCAAAAGCTCCACACTGAATGCTCCAGGTTGCTCAAATGCAACTGGTGCTTGTGTCTACAAAGCAAGCTATGGTGACACTTCTTTCTCAATTGGATATTTGAGTCAAGATGTGCTAACCTTAACCCCTTCAGAGGCACCATCATCAGGTTTTGTGTATGGTTGTGGTCAAGACAATCAAGGCTTGTTTGGAAGGTCATCAGGTATCATAGGTCTAGCCAATGACAAAATCTCCATGCTTGGTCAATTGTCCAAAAAATATGGCAATGCCTTCTCCTATTGCCTCCCCTCTTCTTTTTCTGCACCAAACTCTTCTTCCCTATCAGGTTTCTTGTCCATTGGAGCCTCATCATTGACATCATCGCCATACAAGTTCACTCCCTTGGTCAAGAATCAAAAGATTCCAAGCTTGTACTTTCTTGACTTGACAACTATAACTGTGGCAGGAAAGCCACTAGGAGTTTCTGCATCAAGCTACAATGTTCCTACCATAATTGACTCTGGCACAGTAATCACAAGGCTACCTGTGGCTGTTTACAATGCATTGAAAAAGTCTTTTGTGTTGATCATGTCCAAAAAATATGCACAGGCACCAGGATTTTCAATATTGGATACTTGCTTCAAGGGGAGTGTTAAGGAGATGTCAACAGTGCCTGAGATTCAGATCATATTTCGTGGGGGCGCTGGCCTAGAACTTAAGGCTCATAACTCCCTTGTGGAAATTGAAAAGGGTACTACTTGTTTGGCCATTGCTGCTAGCTCTAACCCCATTTCCATTATTGGGAATTATCAGCAACAGACATTCAAGGTGGCTTATGATGTTGCCAATTTCAAGATTGGATTTGCACCTGGTGGCTGCCAGTGA